Proteins found in one Erythrobacter sp. 3-20A1M genomic segment:
- a CDS encoding superoxide dismutase family protein, which yields MRTPIMTAAILSLTLPLGLAACGSSQDAPDTAAEQTPAATETMAQTAPTDGPTQASATLATADGKDVGTVTAMQTPDGVRMMIRVTGMTPGAHGAHIHDVGTCTPDFMASGPHWAPFDTAMGLGNESEADDSKDAKITVGDDGTGTLEYTLAAPITLAGIMEGDGSSFMIHQRSDAPKMDAANGNGDRIACGVFAAATPAATGT from the coding sequence TTGCGCACACCCATCATGACCGCCGCCATCCTGTCGCTGACCCTTCCGCTGGGCCTTGCCGCCTGCGGATCGAGCCAGGACGCCCCCGATACCGCCGCCGAGCAGACGCCCGCCGCCACCGAGACCATGGCGCAGACCGCGCCCACGGATGGTCCGACGCAGGCGAGCGCGACCCTGGCGACCGCCGATGGCAAGGATGTGGGCACCGTCACCGCCATGCAGACGCCGGACGGGGTGCGGATGATGATCCGCGTCACCGGCATGACCCCGGGCGCGCACGGCGCGCATATCCACGATGTCGGCACCTGCACGCCGGACTTCATGGCCTCCGGCCCGCACTGGGCACCGTTCGACACCGCGATGGGCCTCGGCAACGAGAGCGAGGCCGACGACAGCAAGGATGCGAAGATCACCGTCGGCGATGACGGTACCGGCACGCTCGAATACACGCTGGCCGCGCCTATCACGCTGGCGGGCATCATGGAAGGCGACGGATCGTCCTTCATGATCCATCAGCGCTCGGACGCGCCCAAGATGGACGCGGCGAACGGTAATGGCGATCGCATCGCCTGCGGCGTCTTCGCGGCCGCCACGCCGGCTGCAACCGGCACCTGA
- a CDS encoding TetR/AcrR family transcriptional regulator, which yields MAGHRSGTARQLSSSETAMVDALAALLTERRYEAIRVADIIARAGVGKSTFYEHFRGKDDVLLAALQPILLALTTAASGRAAHSYIRPMVAHLWERRSLVRPILESTAALPLERRLAEAIATHGGRPAEGDQTPLPCVRMAAAQLAMLRHWLSGHAVATTDEMTGRLIACSRIGDGDHPA from the coding sequence ATGGCGGGGCATCGGTCTGGGACGGCGCGGCAGCTTTCGAGCAGCGAGACGGCGATGGTGGACGCGCTGGCCGCTCTCCTGACCGAGCGGCGCTACGAGGCGATCCGGGTGGCCGATATCATCGCCCGTGCGGGCGTCGGCAAATCCACCTTCTACGAGCATTTCCGGGGCAAGGACGATGTCCTGCTAGCGGCGCTGCAGCCGATCCTGCTGGCGCTGACCACAGCCGCATCGGGACGCGCGGCCCATTCCTACATCCGGCCGATGGTCGCGCATCTGTGGGAACGCCGGTCGCTCGTGCGACCGATCCTCGAATCGACCGCCGCCCTTCCACTGGAGCGCCGCCTAGCCGAGGCGATCGCGACGCATGGCGGCCGCCCGGCAGAGGGCGATCAGACGCCGCTCCCTTGTGTCCGAATGGCGGCGGCGCAGCTTGCCATGCTGCGGCACTGGCTGTCGGGCCACGCCGTCGCCACGACCGACGAGATGACCGGGCGGCTGATCGCCTGCTCGCGGATCGGGGATGGCGACCATCCTGCCTAA
- a CDS encoding VOC family protein, which yields MEHRAVAIVPTSDLGASEAFYRRLGFSVSSDYGHYRILEDGRGWHLHLTHAPGWPRRIEDNPFGLYLYVEDVDAVADAVRDLIIEEGSPHAKPWGTYEFAVSDPSGLLVRVGRPMD from the coding sequence ATGGAACATCGCGCGGTTGCGATCGTCCCCACCAGCGATCTGGGCGCGAGCGAGGCGTTCTACCGCCGCCTGGGGTTCTCGGTCTCCAGCGATTACGGCCACTACCGCATCCTGGAGGATGGCCGGGGGTGGCACCTGCACCTGACCCACGCGCCCGGCTGGCCGCGAAGGATAGAGGACAACCCGTTCGGCCTGTATCTCTATGTCGAGGATGTCGATGCCGTGGCCGACGCGGTGCGCGACCTGATCATCGAAGAGGGCAGCCCCCACGCCAAACCATGGGGGACCTACGAATTCGCGGTCAGCGATCCCAGCGGTCTGCTGGTGCGCGTCGGCCGGCCGATGGACTGA
- a CDS encoding bifunctional diguanylate cyclase/phosphodiesterase, which translates to MYRERSVREQSRARLKRTIWRDALIIFGVFTGLLAFFISVQAFEHVVNFSDGHESWELDEILTAIMVLPVAMAIFSLRRLREVHAELEGRIEAEEQAQAMAMHDPLTGLPNRRNFNRVLDHAITDADERPLALLLIDLNRFKAINDLHGHRAGDDLLIAAASRLAEHIGPLAFVGRLGGDEFVVLLKDVREGDALIARLEKISACFDPPFQLAAGPVSVGASIGVTYVDTLDLSADAVLSQADAAMYECKQQRGNGFRLFEAGMETVAIHRAEIEAELRDALRSGRIEPFYQPLVRLEDGRIIGYEVLARWRLDDGSLRMPDDFIAVAEEAGLISNLFYALLERAAADVRQWPADLIFAVNLSPVQFGDAWLIERVLQILTEAGVAPGRLEIEITENALVTDIELACDIIRRFKRQGIKIALDDFGTGYSSLRHLGELEFDKLKIDRSFIANLQSSESSRTIVRTITAMAHNLGLQVTVEGIENAESARSVIDFGCDIGQGYLYGRPASEARLDRDDEPGERVA; encoded by the coding sequence ATGTATCGGGAAAGGTCGGTCAGGGAGCAGAGTCGTGCGCGCCTGAAGCGCACCATCTGGCGCGACGCGCTGATTATCTTCGGCGTGTTCACGGGCCTGCTCGCCTTTTTCATTTCGGTCCAGGCGTTCGAGCATGTCGTCAACTTCTCGGACGGCCACGAAAGCTGGGAACTGGACGAGATCCTGACCGCGATCATGGTGCTGCCCGTCGCCATGGCCATCTTCTCTCTGCGCCGCTTGCGCGAGGTGCACGCCGAGCTCGAGGGACGGATCGAGGCGGAAGAGCAGGCGCAGGCCATGGCGATGCACGATCCGCTGACCGGCCTGCCCAACCGCCGCAATTTCAACCGGGTGCTGGATCACGCGATCACCGATGCGGACGAACGCCCGCTCGCCCTCCTGCTGATCGACCTCAACCGGTTCAAGGCGATCAACGATCTTCACGGCCACCGCGCAGGGGACGATCTGCTGATCGCGGCGGCCAGCCGCCTCGCGGAGCATATCGGCCCACTCGCCTTCGTCGGCAGGCTCGGCGGCGATGAATTCGTCGTCCTGCTGAAGGACGTGCGGGAGGGCGACGCGCTGATCGCCCGGCTGGAGAAAATCTCGGCCTGCTTCGATCCCCCCTTCCAGCTGGCCGCCGGGCCGGTCTCGGTCGGCGCGAGTATCGGCGTCACCTATGTCGATACGCTGGACCTGTCGGCCGACGCGGTGCTGTCGCAGGCCGATGCCGCGATGTACGAATGCAAGCAGCAGCGCGGCAATGGCTTCCGGTTGTTCGAAGCGGGCATGGAAACGGTCGCGATCCACCGGGCGGAGATCGAGGCGGAATTGCGCGACGCGCTGCGCAGCGGGCGGATCGAGCCGTTCTATCAGCCGCTCGTCCGGCTGGAGGATGGCCGCATCATCGGATACGAGGTGCTGGCGCGCTGGCGGCTCGACGATGGCAGCCTGCGCATGCCGGACGACTTCATTGCCGTCGCGGAAGAGGCCGGCCTCATCTCGAACCTGTTCTACGCCCTGCTCGAACGCGCCGCCGCCGATGTGCGACAGTGGCCGGCGGACCTGATCTTCGCCGTGAACCTCTCCCCGGTGCAGTTCGGCGACGCGTGGCTGATCGAGCGCGTGCTGCAAATCCTCACCGAAGCCGGGGTGGCGCCGGGGCGGCTGGAAATCGAGATCACCGAAAATGCCTTGGTGACGGATATCGAACTCGCCTGCGACATCATCCGCCGGTTCAAGCGCCAGGGGATCAAGATAGCGCTCGACGATTTCGGCACCGGCTATTCGTCGCTGCGGCATCTCGGCGAGCTGGAATTCGACAAGCTGAAGATCGACCGGTCCTTCATCGCCAACCTCCAAAGCAGCGAATCCTCGCGCACCATCGTGCGCACCATCACCGCGATGGCGCACAATCTCGGCCTGCAGGTGACGGTGGAGGGAATCGAGAATGCCGAGAGCGCGCGCAGCGTCATCGATTTCGGCTGCGACATCGGGCAGGGCTATCTCTACGGACGCCCTGCTTCCGAGGCCCGGCTCGATCGCGACGATGAGCCGGGCGAACGCGTGGCGTGA
- a CDS encoding OsmC family protein, whose translation MKTTNSATATYDGLGKSGKGHVKTKSGALDHPYGFNTRFEDKPGTNPEEMIAAAHASCFTMALSIQLGNAGFEDGHLETTAKVTLEDDPDGGFRVSKSALTLTGKVADADQAKFEELAKKAKEGCPISKLLDCEITLETNFQG comes from the coding sequence ATGAAGACCACCAATTCCGCCACCGCGACCTATGATGGCCTAGGCAAGTCCGGGAAGGGCCACGTCAAGACCAAGTCGGGCGCGCTCGACCATCCCTATGGCTTCAACACGCGGTTCGAGGACAAGCCGGGCACCAATCCCGAAGAGATGATCGCCGCCGCGCATGCCAGCTGCTTCACGATGGCGCTGTCGATCCAACTGGGGAACGCAGGCTTCGAAGACGGCCATCTCGAAACCACCGCCAAGGTGACCCTGGAAGACGATCCCGACGGCGGGTTCAGGGTTTCCAAATCGGCCCTGACGCTGACCGGCAAGGTCGCCGACGCCGATCAGGCGAAGTTCGAGGAGCTGGCGAAGAAGGCCAAGGAAGGCTGCCCGATTTCCAAGCTGCTCGATTGCGAGATCACGCTGGAGACGAATTTTCAGGGCTAA